DNA sequence from the Peromyscus eremicus unplaced genomic scaffold, PerEre_H2_v1 PerEre#2#unplaced_3392, whole genome shotgun sequence genome:
CGACTTCTCTTCGTTGTTATTTGAGACCGAGTAGCCTGAGGCCCGGGCTGGCTTCAGACTTAATATATAGTCAGGGGTGATCTTGAATTTCTCATCCTTCTTCCTCCGTGTCCCCACTGCGGAGATGGCAGGCACTCACTACCACAcctggtgctgggggtggaacccagggcttttgtgcatgctagataaGAACTGTCCACCGctcttccttgcttttttttttttttaagatttatttatttattatgtatacagtgttctgcttgcatgtatgcctgcaggccagacaagggcaccagatctcattacggatggttgtgagccaccatgtggttgctgggagttgaactcaggacctctggaagagcagccagtgctctcaacctctgagccgtctctccagcccgctTCCTTGCTTTTGATGGACATAAAATCACTAGCTCAGAAATAGAAGGGACTTGCCTATGGTCACACTGATAGCGGGCTGGTGGCTTCTAGTCCCAAGGATCCCTGTGTTGGCACAGCGTGTGGTTAGAATTTGTTCTGTCTCCGTAGGACCTCCTAATGCATTTGCACAGGCTGTTTGTTCACGGTGCAAGGACGTGaggggatgggtggggctggaatCGGATCATGCTCCGTACATCGGCCAGGGATAAAGGGGCGCCTTTTGCTAATCGGCACGAGCGTGCCCTGGGGGCTGAGTACACTCATCCTGGTCCTTTCCTTCCACCCAGACTATGAGCCTCAGGAGGAGTGGAgctcctggtccccctgcagtggGAGCTGCCGCAGCGGCAGCCAGCAGAGAACTCGGCCCTGCGGCTACGCCTGTACTGCCACCGAGTCCCGGGCCTGCGACCTGGCCCCCTGTCCTGGTGAGATGAGCTCCAGCCCCTGCCCAAGCGTGGCTAATGCGGCTCACCCCTGTGAGCCGGCCTCCCTGAGAACGTGAACACGGGGTGTGTGGAGGAGGGGTGGGCTTCGGAGCCGGGCACGGGAAGCTCACGCCTATGGTGGTCCTGTCCCAGGCCTGTCCCAGATGCTGTGGGCACCGAGAACCTAGTGAGGGCTGGGCTCCCCTATCTATCGGGAGCACAGAGGTGCCCTGGGGCGCCACCAGCCTggccctcctctcttcccaaagGCACCGAAGACGAACACACCTTGGGCTTTCCCAGTGAGGGGTGGCAGCCCCTAGCCCACAATGCTACGGATATGCTTGATCCAGgttagtgggggaggggggctagaCCTTGCTGCTGGGTCTCGGGGAGCCTCCCTCTTGGGAGGACGGGGCATCACTGTGCTGCTGGAGTCACTGAACACACCTTCCTATGATTGTAGGGAGAGATTGTAACCAAGTATCCTTGCCTATCTCCAGGTTCCTACCAGGGAGGGGGGTCTGGATGGGAACCCCAGAGCTAGGGGATGCTGGGGGTAAGGGGGAGAGGGGGCTTCTGCTTCTACCCCTTGGTTATTCTTTGGAGGCCCCTGGCAGACTCTGTCTAGGGAGGTACCTGTCAGGCTGAGCCGGGGTTCCAACGTCCAGGGATGCTCCATGACAGCAGGGGGACACAGGCCGTGCTTTGGCAGCACACTCCCTGTTGGTGCTCCTGGGCCTCACCTGCACCCCTAAAGGCATGGCTCATGAGTCTAAATTCTACAAAGTGACATGGAAGCTTCCCGAACTCGTGTCATGTACCTGGGCCTACACTAAGGCTGAGCCTTCCTGGAGGAGGCCTGGCATCTGTCCTCAGAGAGGTCAGGTCTCCCGGGGGACACGTGGCCTGCATGAGCACAGCACTACAAAGTGCAGTGTGAAGGTCTGAGAGCCGCAAGGAAAGGGTCCCTTTGTCTGTGTGGCCAGACTCTGAGGTTCCATTTTgccagggagagaggggaggagtcagTGGATATCCGGGAGCCACAGGAAGCTCACAACAGCCGAGCAACTCACCAAGGGCCCATGCCCTAAGAAAGGCAGTTAAGAATGAATCAGCTGGGGGGACTTGAGGGATAGCTCAGCGGTTGAGAACACTgagtactcttccagaggacccggttcaattcccagcacccacatggcagctaccagctgtctgtaactctaagatctgacaccctcacacagacagacatgcaggcagaacatcaatgcacataacataagaataaataaattgttttttaaaaaaattaatcagctgggtggtggtggtggcggcacatacctttaatcccagcactcgggaggcagaggctggcagatttctgagtctgaggccagcctgatctacagagtgagtcccagggtAGTCAGGGCTAcaaggagaaactctgtctgggaaaataacaacaagaaacaaatgaagaaggagaaagaggaggaggaggaggaggaggaggaggaggaggaggaggaggaggaggaggcaagtAGATTAGTTCAAgggtagccttggctacatgagaccttgtttcctttaggaaggaagaatgaaaggaaggaaggaaggaaggaaggaaggaaggaaggaaggaaggaaagaaggaaggaaagaaggaaggaaggaaggaaggaaggaaggagaggaggaggagagcagacTAGTCAAAACATTGAAATGTTTTTTGATTAAAAAACTGTTATCCCAagcaagttccagatcagccagggctgttacacagagaagccctgtttcaaacaaatagaccaaaaaaacccaaaaaaccaaaaaaccctgtCGCCtttttgagctggagagatgactgaactgttaagagcactggctgttcttctagaggaccaaggttccattcccagcacccacatgggggcttCAGTCTCAGAGCATGTGACATACTCTCTCGTCCTCCATGGGTTCTGCGCATACgagatacacagacatacgtgtGGGCAAACCCCCATGCACATAAAacgaaaaatgaaaaacaaagcaaagctgtCGTcctgtgctggagatggagctcagaTGATGGAAAGCTTGCCTGGCACTCAtggaacctgggttcagtcccagcaGGGAATAAACTGGGCATGGCAGTGGATGCCAGCAagcttagcacttgggagatggacgcgggaggatcagaagttcgaagtcatcctcagctacatcgcgcgtttgaggccagcttagaaTCTGAGACCCTGCCTAGTaggacaaaaacagaaaaaaaacaaaaaaaacaaaaaaaaaaacaaaaaaccttgtcCCTGTCACATTCCCACTTATCCCAACCCCCTTCCGTGATCCCAAGATCTTTCCCACAGCCCAGAACCTAAAGAGATGATGCCAGTGTCCCACAGAGGGCTGCCAGCCCAAAGCTAATGTCTCTTCTGAGACATAGCTTCCTGCTTCAGGTGCCCGGATGGTGTGGGGTGTCCCTTTTCTGCGCTTGTATCTTTCTTGAGTCCTACTTCTGACCCAGAGGCCCCCCTGAGCCATGCCTTTGGACTTTCTTCTCCTCCACGTGACTGACCTTGATCAGCCTCCTCCCTACCGTGGGGCCCGGCAGGCAACTCTGATCGGCCCTCTCCTGTGCCTCCTTACCCTCTGCAGATGTGGACAGCTGTGAGAAGTGGCTGAACTGCAAGAGTGACTTCCTAGCTAGGTACCTGAGCCAAGTACTCCAGGACCTGCCCAGTTGCCCCTGCGCGTACCCGCTGGAGGCTGTGTACAGTGCCGTGAGCCTGCGGGACGAGCATCAGGGGCGCAGCTTCCAGTGGCGGGATGCCAGCGGCCCACGGGAGCGCCTGGACATCTACCAGCCCACAGCCCGCTTCTGCCTTCGCTCCGTGCTGTCGGGGGAGAGCAGCACCCTGGCCGCCCAGCACTGCTGCTATGACGAAGGCAGTCGACTGCTGACCCGAGGCAAGGGGGCTGGAGCTCCGGACCTCGTCAGCACCGACTTCTCACCTGAGCTGCACTTCAAGGTAGACAGGTTGCCCTGGATCCTGTGCAAGGGGGACTGGAGTCGCTACCACACCGTGCGTCCCCCCAACAATGGCCGGGCCTGCGCGGACAACCCGCCCGAGGAAGAGTACCTGGCCCAGCTGCAGGAAGCCAAAGAGTACTGAAGAGGGATTAGAGAATGGTCCTTCTGCCCCGCCCTGCCCCTGCTGGGCACCGGGCAAGGGTTAGGGTGCATCTGAGAGGCCCTCGGGCCCTCTTGTGACCCTGAGTCAGGAGAGCCCAGGTATCTCAAGGATTGGTGAGAAAGTTGGAGGGTGTGTGAGGGAATGCCTCTGTGTCTGAAGGGGAGGAGCTGTCCCAGTCTGGCCTGAGCCCTTTCCCCTTTCTTGCAGAACAGGGcccttctgcctctccctctgctcAGGATTGAGACAGGATGCTCCCGATGCACCCAAGTTCCCAGGGTCTGCTGTGAATCCCTCAGACCCCCCCCACCCTATGGCCCGTTGAGGCAGAGCGTGGGGACAGGGGGGACACCCAGTCCTTTCATCTGACCCTACAGCTGCTGTCTGCTGGGCTAGCAGAACCAGGGTGACCACCCCCTCCTTGTCTATGGGTGGTGCACAGCCTCTTCTGCCTCGTCCCGTGCTGTGAGGTCATGGGAGCTTGAGAGGACAGTTGAGCCGAGGCGGGCGTTGATTTGAGGCAGGGAAACACCAGCTGTTTCCGGTCATCCTCCTTGGTTCGGTCCCCAGATGGAAGGAATGTGCAGGATGCCACTGCCATGGCAGCCAGGCAGGGGGTGGGCTCAGAACTAGGGGTGGGCTCGGGAGGGTGTCATGTGCTTGTCGTAGCAGTCCCAGTGTTCGATGTGTGGTGTCAGTACCCACAGCAGCGGCCCACCTACAGCTCCCTCATGGCGCCACCCGAAGCACAGGAATTGGCCTTGGGGTCCGGAGATGTGCCCTTTGGCTCCCAACACACCTGTGCCTCTTCCCAGGCTcttctcatcccccccccccccgcccccaacgcGCACTTCTTTGTCTTCTCTGGAGCTGAAATGTTTGAAGCCCCAATATTTTTGTCTCCATTCACAAATCCCCCCAAAAGGACTTGGCAGGGGACTTGAGTTCCAGCCCCTTCCACAGCTGTCCGGAAGCTGTCCTAGGATCCTCGGCAGTAAAGCACTTTATTTTCACACACTGTTTGAGAAAGGATTTGGGGTCTGGAAGAAGGGAGGGTGTGGAGGCCCTTGCTTATCGCCCAGGTCAAACTCCTCTTGGCTGGGCTTGCGATAACCAAGCCAACTCCTTTTCCTAAAGCAGCTGCCCTTGGGGCTTCCTGAATGCAGGGACCAGACTCTCGCCGTTAGTTATGCCTGCTCGCACCCAGAACAGGCCACCTTTGAGCCTGTCTAGCAGCTGGCTAGACCCACAG
Encoded proteins:
- the Ism2 gene encoding isthmin-2; protein product: MGGAGIGSCSVHRPGIKGRLLLIGTSVPWGLSTLILVLSFHPDYEPQEEWSSWSPCSGSCRSGSQQRTRPCGYACTATESRACDLAPCPGTEDEHTLGFPSEGWQPLAHNATDMLDPDVDSCEKWLNCKSDFLARYLSQVLQDLPSCPCAYPLEAVYSAVSLRDEHQGRSFQWRDASGPRERLDIYQPTARFCLRSVLSGESSTLAAQHCCYDEGSRLLTRGKGAGAPDLVSTDFSPELHFKVDRLPWILCKGDWSRYHTVRPPNNGRACADNPPEEEYLAQLQEAKEY